Part of the Panicum virgatum strain AP13 chromosome 4N, P.virgatum_v5, whole genome shotgun sequence genome is shown below.
CAAAAGCTCCTGATGATTCATGACCAAATTCTCTAATCCATCTCTCTTACCAGACCACTTAGCCTTAATGATGCCGCGCGGCTTACAATTAGTAGACCAACTTGTAACTTGAAAGTTTGTTAATTTTCTCTcttactccccccccccccccccaatattCCGAGTCTGATGTCTGGTTAGACCACCGTCCAAGATATGCCCAGACTTGTTTAACATTCCTAGACTTGATTATCAGGAGAACCGTACCAAAGAGAGGAAAAGAAGTCTATTAGTGAGAGGAAAAAGGAGTAAAGCTCTTGGTGCAATCATTGAGTGCGTCAAGGAGAAAGTGTGAGGCCCCACAGTGCAAAGAATGGAGGAACAAGTGAGCAACCACTGATGGATCGGAACCGGGGGGCAGGCATGGCCCAGCCAATAATTCCTCCAACCTGGGTGAGGTTGGTTGGACTGATAGATCAGTTAGAGGAGATGGAGGAAGGAACATGGGAAAAGGCTGGAAAAAAGGCGATGTTTTCCGTATAATTTCTAGGAACGCGTAGAAATAGCATTATATTCCGCTTTCGCAAAATTACCTCTCACCCATTGTTATGGCAAGAAGGTATCAGCACAAAAACTCCACTTCATACTCATCGAGAAGCGAGAGTTGCATTCTTTCTAGTACCGAGGGAGTAAGTGCGTCGTGGAATTAGTTTAATTACTTTTGCATAAAATGGAAAATGTTTGCGCGGCTTTGTTTTCTGTTTAACGGAGAAAAAAGAttggggagaggagggaggaatgATGGGGCCTGCTGGCctggagaggaaaaaaaaagttatttgGTGAGGGATATTAGGGAGGGGAGGAAATGATGAGCCGCTGCAGGGAGGCACCCAATGATTGCGGGGGGTTTGTGGGGGTGTCAGGAAAAGTCCCGGCAAAGCGAGGCGCACGGCCGGACCGGTGGGCCACCCCTGTCCCTGCTGTGCTGCTGgctctcgctctcgctctcttCTCCCCTCCACCCGTGTGGGCCCGGCTCCAGGGGGGCCGGCCCCGGGCAGCGCTGCAAATCATGGGCCGGCCGTGTGCTTTGTTGGCTCATCCGCGTTTCCCCCGGCTCGATCGGCGGCCCCGGGCGTTCGACGAGCCGAGCGGGGGAGCGACGAGCCGGCTCGACGCCAGCCTTGTGCTAATCATGGACTGTGCTGTTATTTTTATACTCTGGCCTTGCGTAAACTCTCATGAAGGTGAGCACAGCTGGAGGAACCAAATAATCCTGAAGATTCACAGTTGTCTGCTCTGCTCATCAGCTGCCTGTTTCCTTGGATTAGAATTTATTAGAATCACAGTGGTGATTGTTCTTTGCATAGGTGACACTCAAACACAGGTTATAATGGATAATAACCTGAATTTGTTAGCAGTAGGAATTCAGGTGTAATCAAGTAGTAGTACTCGGATACGTACGCAGGAAATAATTAATGGCGTTGATCGCTTAATATAAATTGGACAACATAATGGGGGAGAATTCAGCATAAAGATTCACAGCTGTCGGCTAGCTCGATCATCTAGACTTTCTTTGGATTAGATTAATCACAGTCGCATAATCTTATACTAAAAAATTTTATTAACGATATCATGCCTTATTGGCTGGTACACACATATATGCATGCTACGCATAAGATGTGCTCCTGCTGGACGGCTCTACGTACACACTATTATAGATCGAATTATTGCAAACGCCTCATCACCGCAGGTTTAAAATAAAATGATTGTTGTTACTTCATATCATAAGTTGTACACTGCGAGACGGAATGATTGTTGTTACTTCTGTAGATAGCAGAAATCAGAGATACAGGAGTACGCATTTCTCACTCTACAATACTactcctccgtcccaaaataagtgtTATTTTAGATTGTAGTAAtgttcatctaattaaagcaatatcaaATACCAAGAATAAATACTTAAATAGATGTTATTTTTCTGGTCCCAATaatgcatttgcatttattGAGGATCTATGGAACAAAATAAACAATGCAATTTTCAATCTCAACTCTTATAGTTAATTATGGGTAACATGGTCATTTTCCACTACTAGTAATGTGTTTGAAATTTTCTAGACGAACACTTatgtattttgggacggagggagttgAGTACTGTATGGACGTACATACTATCAGACACGGCAGCAGGTAATGATCATTAATAAATGAATGAATCTAACTTCTCGCATTGTTAATTTCGGTGTTAGTTAGCTAGTACTGAGATACGCGGGCAACGGGCATACATTGGCGTGTACTGATGCTACGTTGATCATGCCGCCGGGAAACCGGGAGCAGTGTCGCCAATCAGCAGGCCAGCTAATACCAGAGGATGGCACACGGCCGGCGCATGCACGCAGTAGCCAGATACGACACtgcaaatttttaaaaaaaacaaaaaaaagtcgTTTTCATTTGTTGTTGCTTGCTAAACTAGCTACACTACAGCGATTATTACTCGTAAATTAAACGCGCGTGGGTTTGGAAGCTAATGACGGAGAAGCCACTAGCTAGCGTCGTCGTCGTTTGGCACGGCCCGATCGATCTGATCGATCCCTGCAGGAATCCCGAACGCGCGCGAAGCAACATGCATGTTGCCTGCCAATCATACCATGCACCGGTCGCAGAGTCAGTTGACCTCTTCCTGGTTTCCATGGCGGTTTGGTTCCTTTctctgaaaacatttttcctagggatcatcatcatcagcgcCACCACTGGAAGCGAGAGACCAGCAGCTAGCGCGGCAGAGGCCAGAGAGCCACTCGCTTTCCGGCCAAGGGTGGCGAAGAACGGGTCAGCGACGCAGCGTTGCGGGAAGATCCAACGTTCTCGTAGAGGATTCCAAAGCTTAGCGGAAGCCTGCTCCCGGCCGTAGCGGCATTCGTTCGTGGCCAGCGTGCGTGCAAGCGGCAGCGCTAGCTCGTCTGATTCTTAATTTGTTTCTAATGTAGTCTGATGACTCGATCCTGACTCCTATTTTTTCAGTTTTTACGGGCCGCTAATCGATTAGGCGTAATCATCGTATCGTGTACTACCATTGCGTGCATGCTAGCTAGTACTAGTATGCAGGAAAACATAGGCATGTATATATTGGCTGGATCGGGACCGCATTCAAACTCTTGTAAACTCTTTCCcatctcttaatgaaaaacgttgAACGTGCTTAGGCACAGACGCTAAAAAGATTTATTGGCGGATTGCATACAATTTTTTTAATCTGACCCAAGGATCCATTCCCATTTTACCATGAATGAAAGAGAGAGGCTCGTCAATTAATCAAGGTAACATCGCAATATAATGTTGATCACCAAAATAAGAGTGTTACACCATGTGGTGCAATGAATAATACGTATACATACATACCGATTAAACCGATCACTTGCGTTGCTAAAAAACCAAGCAGTTGCATCGCGACCATGCTGACGTGCAATGCACACTTGCTAATTCTACGATAGCTAGGACAGCTAGAGATTAGTATCCCTGTAATCAGTACTAATCACCATTGAATAAAACCATCCTTGGTAGCTAGCCGGACcaaccaagcaaagcaaaagcaCCGGACACGGACAGACGGACGGACagccgcacgcacgcacgcacgcgccaAGTCCCAAGACGGCCCGCAGCTATACCCGCACGGACGAACGAGCCGAGCCGGGGTGAGGTCCCAGACCGAGCCCGAGACAGGCTCGATCGGCTCCGGGAGGGCGCCGGGTCAAAGCGGCTGGAGCAGATCGCTCATGGCCGCGACCGATGATGAGGATCCTTCCACTTCCAGCCTCCATTAATAATTGCGGTGCGCGGCAGGAGAGAGACGGAGCTGAGCGGAGCGGAGATCCACTCCACCCGCACGGCCCAGCTCATCATTTGCATCGCTGCGCTGCCCCAGCCACccgtccctccctccctccctcccagcTGACTCCCCTCCCCCTGCCTATTTAtacacccgccaccgccgcatgcCATTGCCATCGACCGACCCCCAGCTCTCCCACCTCGCCGCCATCCCTCCCTCCCCCACTCCGGCGTCTTCCTCGTACGTACCACGGCAACACACGGCGGGGGGAAGAGGATGATGATGCCCCAGAGCGGCGGCAGCCTCGATCTAGGCCTCAGCCTCGGGCTCTCCTCCCAGGGCAgcctctcctcctccaccacctccggcgCGCTCTCCCCCTGGGCCGCCGCCCTCAGCTCCGTCGGTGAGTCGCCGCCCCACCTCCCTCGGACGTCGCGAGAGCGATCGAGACACGCGGATCGACGTGTGTGCTGACGTCGTGCGCGATTTTTCTGATGATGGTGACGCAGTTGGGGGCGTGATGACGAGGAGGGACGCGCACGCGCAGcagcacggcgccgccgccgcgatgaTGGATCCCGACCGCGCGGCGATGCGCGCGTCCACGTCGCCCGACAGCGGCGCCAGCGGGGACAACAAGAGGGAGCGCGAGCTCGAGCgcaccggctccggcggcgtgcgcagcgacgaggaggacggcgcggacggcgccgccggccgcaagAAGCTGCGCCTCTCCAAGGACCAGGCCGCCGTGCTCGAGGACTGCTTCAAGACCCACAGCACGCTCAACCCCGTAAGCCCTCTCCATTCCTCTTCTTCCACTACTCCTcttctccccgccgccgcgccatgatGATCCGTGGGCGAATGAAATAGCTGATCGAGATCTCCATCGTTTTTTCCCTCCCCAGAAGCAGAAGGTCGCCCTGGCCAACCGCCTGGGCCTCCGGCCGCGGCAGGTGGAGGTGTGGTTCCAGAACCGCCGCGCCCGGACCAAGCTCAAGCAGACGGAGGTCGACTGCGAGTACCTCAAGCGCTGGTGCGAGCGCCTCGCCGACGAGAACAAGCGCCTCGAGAAGGAGCTCGCCGACCTCCGGGCGCTCAAGGCCGCGCCCTCGCCCGCCGCGCAGcacgcctcccccgccgccaccctcacAATGTGCCCGTCctgccgccgcgtcgccgccgctaaCCACCCGCAGCAATGCCACCCCAAATCTAACGCCGCCGGCAACGTGGTGCCCAGCCACTGCCAGTTCTTCCCGGCCGCCGTCGAACGGACAGGGCAGAGCACgtggaacgccgccgcgccgctcgtcaCCAGGGAGCTGTTCTAAGGTCGAGCGGATCGATCTCGCAAGGCGATGGATCGACCGATTGGACGGTTGATTAGAAGGCAGGACAAGCTCTGATTAGGATCTCGCAGGTGGCGGTCGCAGTAATTAATTACGATTAATCAGGAGAGGAGATTTTCTTttggtttccttttttttcttttcgtttCGATTAATTCATCAGCTGGGTTTCTGaaaacgacgacgacgacgacgaagaaGAATGAACAACAAACAAAGATGGCTGTCTGCTTTTTCCTGGACGGCGTGTAAACCAGTTCACCTAATCTGCTGGTTGGTGAAATAACAGCGTGATTGATTGTACTAATTGATTGGTGAAGAAAGTTAATGGAAATCAAATCTTTACAAGTTTCTTGCCCAACAAGAGCATCGGCAGCCATTTCTGTCGATCAATCATTCTTcctttcttaaaaaaaacactGCTGCTGTGTAATCTGCACATCTGACCTAACATCTTGCTTCCTGTTCTTCCAGTCCCAACCAAATCTTACTACTACTCCTACAGTGACACCTGAAACTGAGCATCGGCATCCATTTCTGTTGATGAATCATTTCTTCCTTCTTTTTTACAGTATACTCCACTGTGTAATCCACGCACCAGACCTAAcatcttgcttgcttttcttCAGTCCCAACCAAATCTCACTGCTACAATGACACCTGAAACTGAGATTAGGCGACGGCGATGCACGATTCAATACGGTTTCAATGAACAGGAAAGGTTGGTAGTAACTGCAGATAAAAATATGAGCTAGCTCGTGTTCTTTAATCGAAAGCAAATCTGAAGATCAGTGACAGGTTAAAGTCGCGGTCAGAGCTTTAAGTGGGGTGATTAGACTATGATCC
Proteins encoded:
- the LOC120670672 gene encoding homeobox-leucine zipper protein HOX2-like; its protein translation is MMMPQSGGSLDLGLSLGLSSQGSLSSSTTSGALSPWAAALSSVVGGVMTRRDAHAQQHGAAAAMMDPDRAAMRASTSPDSGASGDNKRERELERTGSGGVRSDEEDGADGAAGRKKLRLSKDQAAVLEDCFKTHSTLNPKQKVALANRLGLRPRQVEVWFQNRRARTKLKQTEVDCEYLKRWCERLADENKRLEKELADLRALKAAPSPAAQHASPAATLTMCPSCRRVAAANHPQQCHPKSNAAGNVVPSHCQFFPAAVERTGQSTWNAAAPLVTRELF